The Natrinema amylolyticum genome includes the window GCACTTTCACGTCCACCTCCTCACCGGGGAGCGAGACGCTCGCGCGCTCTCCACAGTGGGGACAGCTGACCTCCCGCGTTGCGACGGTTTGCATTTCGATACACCGTGTTACTGTACGTCACGGACGAGCATAAACTGCACACCCCGTTCGGAGAGTGAGCCGACCATCACGGGTCGAGTCGCGGCCGGTGAGTTCGCGGGAGGCGGCTACCGCGTCGCTCGCTTCCACTCGCGCAGGCCGACGATCTCCTCGTCCACGACCGTCGACTCCGCCTCGGTCGCCGCCCAAACGAACATCGGCGCGACGGCGTCCGGATCGCGGCCGTTCCCGCCCGAGAGCGCCGTCGCGACGACGCCGGGGTCCAGACACCCCACCACGTACTCGGTGTCGGCGGCGAAGCCCCGCGCTACCGCCTCCGCGGTCGCCTTCGAAATCGCGTAGGAGCCGTACCCCGATGTTCCGTCTCGAGCGACCGAGCCCGTCGGCACGAGCACTCGCGCATCGTCGTTCAGGTGCGGGAGCGACTCCCGGATCGTCGCGTACACGCCGCGACCGTTCGTCCGCCAGTGATCGTCGAACGCGGAATACGATTCGTCGTCGGTCGGCGTCGCCCCCGCCTCGCCGTGATAGACGCCCGCCGCGGGAACGACGATATCGATGCCGGCCGCCTCGCCCGTCCGCGAGGCGGTCTCGGCCAGCCGCTCGACATCGTACTCGTCGCGAACGTCGGTCCTGAGCCCCGCCGCGGTGGTACCCGCATCCTCGAGCGCGTCGACGGTGTCCTCGACCTCGTCGGCGTCTCGAGCGCCGACGACGACGGTCGCTCCGTCGGCAGCGAACGCCTCGGCGACGGCGCGTCCGATGCCGCGCGTTCCACCGGTCACGATGGCCGTCTGGTCGTCCATACGATCATTACGGGATCGACCCACAGGAACCCACCGGGCGGGGTCGACGGTCGCGACCGACGCGAACCCGGCGCGGTCGTCCCGGCGTCGCACCGTCGATAGATCGGATTCCCTACCTATGTATGATACACGTTTAACAGCGGTCCGATACT containing:
- a CDS encoding SDR family NAD(P)-dependent oxidoreductase, which translates into the protein MDDQTAIVTGGTRGIGRAVAEAFAADGATVVVGARDADEVEDTVDALEDAGTTAAGLRTDVRDEYDVERLAETASRTGEAAGIDIVVPAAGVYHGEAGATPTDDESYSAFDDHWRTNGRGVYATIRESLPHLNDDARVLVPTGSVARDGTSGYGSYAISKATAEAVARGFAADTEYVVGCLDPGVVATALSGGNGRDPDAVAPMFVWAATEAESTVVDEEIVGLREWKRATR